A section of the Paramisgurnus dabryanus chromosome 4, PD_genome_1.1, whole genome shotgun sequence genome encodes:
- the cdc25d gene encoding cell division cycle 25 homolog d isoform X2 — MAGDVTEAVWDLSSAEESSPVSKLSFSLQKLQCQDGVTENSSTPRRKLVLTPERISTPRETPTVSAVRRRRASRSLSPESSLNKEIQSRRLQRELHANKENERAVKRLRVRLSSRFSSASERSEPARRNGKQYCNDPEDDASYPKEMDAIDPMAAVKFCRMRSQRKAPPINITEAAVADLTLIGDFSKQHLLPVESVGHQELHCVSAHTVASLIKGQFGLAVDDFLIIDCRYPYEYQGGHIKGAVNLYTEYQIQQAVAQALERAKLHPTGSFSWGHQPSDSVAKEEGSSPRKLIVFHCEFSSERGPHLCQYLRRLDRCLNVYPNLHYPELYLLLGGYKHFHSCYPDMCDPCGYVPMHHEDYQGQLHGFRRRRPTRQRRRRPIRIHQRTTQ; from the exons ATGGCTGGGGATGTGACGGAGGCAGTTTGGGATCTGTCCTCTGCAGAAGAGTCCTCTCCGGTCTCTAAGCTCTCATTCAGCCTGCAGAAGCTCCAGTGTCAGGATGG TGTGACAGAAAATAGCTCGACCCCCCGGAGAAAGCTTGTTTTGACACCTGAAAGGATCAGTACACCGAGAGAGACGCCAACAG TCTCTGCAGTGAGAAGACGAAGAGCAAG CAGAAGTCTTTCCCCTGAATCCTCTTTAAACAAG GAGATCCAGTCAAGACGTCTTCAGAGGGAACTTCATGCTAATAAGGAAAATGAGCGAGCTGTT AAGAGACTGCGGGTGCGGCTGTCTAGCAGATTTTCAAGTGCATCGGAGAGGTCAGAACCAGCACGTAGAAATGGGAAACAATACTGCAATGATCCAGAAGATGACGCCAGTTATCCAAAGGAGATGGATGCGATAGACCCGATG GCTGCTGTGAAGTTTTGTAGAATGAGGTCACAGAGAAAAGCTCCTCCCATTAATATAACCGAGGCCGCCGTCGCTGACCTCACCCTCATAGGGGACTTTAGTAAG CAACACTTACTTCCTGTTGAAAGTGTCGGCCATCAAGAGCTTCACTGTGTCAGTGCACACACA GTGGCGTCGCTGATCAAGGGTCAGTTTGGTCTGGCAGTTGATGACTTCCTAATCATCGACTGTCGTTATCCATACGAATATCAAGGTGGACATATTAAG GGAGCAGTAAACCTTTACACTGAATATCAGATCCAGCAAGCTGTCGCCCAAGCATTAGAAAGGGCTAAGCTTCACCCCACAGGAAGCTTCTCCTGGGGGCACCAACCATCTGACTCCGTTGCAAAAGAGGAGGGGTCATCGCCACGGAAACTTATAGTGTTCCACTGCGAGTTCTCATCTGAAAGAGGGCCACATTT GTGTCAGTATCTGAGGAGGTTAGACAGATGTCTAAATGTGTATCCAAACCTGCACTATCCCGAGCTTTACCTTCTGTTGGGTGGTTACAAACACTTCCACAGCTGCTATCCG gACATGTGTGACCCCTGTGGATATGTACCCATGCATCACGAGGACTACCAGGGGCAGCTGCATGGCTTTCGCAGGAGAAGACCCACACGTCAACGAAGAAGACGGCCGATCAGAATTCATCAAAGGACGACACAATAA
- the cdc25d gene encoding cell division cycle 25 homolog d isoform X4 gives MAGDVTEAVWDLSSAEESSPVSKLSFSLQKLQCQDGVTENSSTPRRKLVLTPERISTPRETPTVSAVRRRRARSLSPESSLNKEIQSRRLQRELHANKENERAVKRLRVRLSSRFSSASERSEPARRNGKQYCNDPEDDASYPKEMDAIDPMAAVKFCRMRSQRKAPPINITEAAVADLTLIGDFSKQHLLPVESVGHQELHCVSAHTVASLIKGQFGLAVDDFLIIDCRYPYEYQGGHIKGAVNLYTEYQIQQAVAQALERAKLHPTGSFSWGHQPSDSVAKEEGSSPRKLIVFHCEFSSERGPHLCQYLRRLDRCLNVYPNLHYPELYLLLGGYKHFHSCYPDMCDPCGYVPMHHEDYQGQLHGFRRRRPTRQRRRRPIRIHQRTTQ, from the exons ATGGCTGGGGATGTGACGGAGGCAGTTTGGGATCTGTCCTCTGCAGAAGAGTCCTCTCCGGTCTCTAAGCTCTCATTCAGCCTGCAGAAGCTCCAGTGTCAGGATGG TGTGACAGAAAATAGCTCGACCCCCCGGAGAAAGCTTGTTTTGACACCTGAAAGGATCAGTACACCGAGAGAGACGCCAACAG TCTCTGCAGTGAGAAGACGAAGAGCAAG AAGTCTTTCCCCTGAATCCTCTTTAAACAAG GAGATCCAGTCAAGACGTCTTCAGAGGGAACTTCATGCTAATAAGGAAAATGAGCGAGCTGTT AAGAGACTGCGGGTGCGGCTGTCTAGCAGATTTTCAAGTGCATCGGAGAGGTCAGAACCAGCACGTAGAAATGGGAAACAATACTGCAATGATCCAGAAGATGACGCCAGTTATCCAAAGGAGATGGATGCGATAGACCCGATG GCTGCTGTGAAGTTTTGTAGAATGAGGTCACAGAGAAAAGCTCCTCCCATTAATATAACCGAGGCCGCCGTCGCTGACCTCACCCTCATAGGGGACTTTAGTAAG CAACACTTACTTCCTGTTGAAAGTGTCGGCCATCAAGAGCTTCACTGTGTCAGTGCACACACA GTGGCGTCGCTGATCAAGGGTCAGTTTGGTCTGGCAGTTGATGACTTCCTAATCATCGACTGTCGTTATCCATACGAATATCAAGGTGGACATATTAAG GGAGCAGTAAACCTTTACACTGAATATCAGATCCAGCAAGCTGTCGCCCAAGCATTAGAAAGGGCTAAGCTTCACCCCACAGGAAGCTTCTCCTGGGGGCACCAACCATCTGACTCCGTTGCAAAAGAGGAGGGGTCATCGCCACGGAAACTTATAGTGTTCCACTGCGAGTTCTCATCTGAAAGAGGGCCACATTT GTGTCAGTATCTGAGGAGGTTAGACAGATGTCTAAATGTGTATCCAAACCTGCACTATCCCGAGCTTTACCTTCTGTTGGGTGGTTACAAACACTTCCACAGCTGCTATCCG gACATGTGTGACCCCTGTGGATATGTACCCATGCATCACGAGGACTACCAGGGGCAGCTGCATGGCTTTCGCAGGAGAAGACCCACACGTCAACGAAGAAGACGGCCGATCAGAATTCATCAAAGGACGACACAATAA
- the cdc25d gene encoding cell division cycle 25 homolog d isoform X3 — translation MAGDVTEAVWDLSSAEESSPVSKLSFSLQKLQCQDGVTENSSTPRRKLVLTPERISTPRETPTVSAVRRRRARSLSPESSLNKEIQSRRLQRELHANKENERAVQKRLRVRLSSRFSSASERSEPARRNGKQYCNDPEDDASYPKEMDAIDPMAAVKFCRMRSQRKAPPINITEAAVADLTLIGDFSKQHLLPVESVGHQELHCVSAHTVASLIKGQFGLAVDDFLIIDCRYPYEYQGGHIKGAVNLYTEYQIQQAVAQALERAKLHPTGSFSWGHQPSDSVAKEEGSSPRKLIVFHCEFSSERGPHLCQYLRRLDRCLNVYPNLHYPELYLLLGGYKHFHSCYPDMCDPCGYVPMHHEDYQGQLHGFRRRRPTRQRRRRPIRIHQRTTQ, via the exons ATGGCTGGGGATGTGACGGAGGCAGTTTGGGATCTGTCCTCTGCAGAAGAGTCCTCTCCGGTCTCTAAGCTCTCATTCAGCCTGCAGAAGCTCCAGTGTCAGGATGG TGTGACAGAAAATAGCTCGACCCCCCGGAGAAAGCTTGTTTTGACACCTGAAAGGATCAGTACACCGAGAGAGACGCCAACAG TCTCTGCAGTGAGAAGACGAAGAGCAAG AAGTCTTTCCCCTGAATCCTCTTTAAACAAG GAGATCCAGTCAAGACGTCTTCAGAGGGAACTTCATGCTAATAAGGAAAATGAGCGAGCTGTT CAGAAGAGACTGCGGGTGCGGCTGTCTAGCAGATTTTCAAGTGCATCGGAGAGGTCAGAACCAGCACGTAGAAATGGGAAACAATACTGCAATGATCCAGAAGATGACGCCAGTTATCCAAAGGAGATGGATGCGATAGACCCGATG GCTGCTGTGAAGTTTTGTAGAATGAGGTCACAGAGAAAAGCTCCTCCCATTAATATAACCGAGGCCGCCGTCGCTGACCTCACCCTCATAGGGGACTTTAGTAAG CAACACTTACTTCCTGTTGAAAGTGTCGGCCATCAAGAGCTTCACTGTGTCAGTGCACACACA GTGGCGTCGCTGATCAAGGGTCAGTTTGGTCTGGCAGTTGATGACTTCCTAATCATCGACTGTCGTTATCCATACGAATATCAAGGTGGACATATTAAG GGAGCAGTAAACCTTTACACTGAATATCAGATCCAGCAAGCTGTCGCCCAAGCATTAGAAAGGGCTAAGCTTCACCCCACAGGAAGCTTCTCCTGGGGGCACCAACCATCTGACTCCGTTGCAAAAGAGGAGGGGTCATCGCCACGGAAACTTATAGTGTTCCACTGCGAGTTCTCATCTGAAAGAGGGCCACATTT GTGTCAGTATCTGAGGAGGTTAGACAGATGTCTAAATGTGTATCCAAACCTGCACTATCCCGAGCTTTACCTTCTGTTGGGTGGTTACAAACACTTCCACAGCTGCTATCCG gACATGTGTGACCCCTGTGGATATGTACCCATGCATCACGAGGACTACCAGGGGCAGCTGCATGGCTTTCGCAGGAGAAGACCCACACGTCAACGAAGAAGACGGCCGATCAGAATTCATCAAAGGACGACACAATAA
- the cdc25d gene encoding cell division cycle 25 homolog d isoform X1: MAGDVTEAVWDLSSAEESSPVSKLSFSLQKLQCQDGVTENSSTPRRKLVLTPERISTPRETPTVSAVRRRRASRSLSPESSLNKEIQSRRLQRELHANKENERAVQKRLRVRLSSRFSSASERSEPARRNGKQYCNDPEDDASYPKEMDAIDPMAAVKFCRMRSQRKAPPINITEAAVADLTLIGDFSKQHLLPVESVGHQELHCVSAHTVASLIKGQFGLAVDDFLIIDCRYPYEYQGGHIKGAVNLYTEYQIQQAVAQALERAKLHPTGSFSWGHQPSDSVAKEEGSSPRKLIVFHCEFSSERGPHLCQYLRRLDRCLNVYPNLHYPELYLLLGGYKHFHSCYPDMCDPCGYVPMHHEDYQGQLHGFRRRRPTRQRRRRPIRIHQRTTQ; this comes from the exons ATGGCTGGGGATGTGACGGAGGCAGTTTGGGATCTGTCCTCTGCAGAAGAGTCCTCTCCGGTCTCTAAGCTCTCATTCAGCCTGCAGAAGCTCCAGTGTCAGGATGG TGTGACAGAAAATAGCTCGACCCCCCGGAGAAAGCTTGTTTTGACACCTGAAAGGATCAGTACACCGAGAGAGACGCCAACAG TCTCTGCAGTGAGAAGACGAAGAGCAAG CAGAAGTCTTTCCCCTGAATCCTCTTTAAACAAG GAGATCCAGTCAAGACGTCTTCAGAGGGAACTTCATGCTAATAAGGAAAATGAGCGAGCTGTT CAGAAGAGACTGCGGGTGCGGCTGTCTAGCAGATTTTCAAGTGCATCGGAGAGGTCAGAACCAGCACGTAGAAATGGGAAACAATACTGCAATGATCCAGAAGATGACGCCAGTTATCCAAAGGAGATGGATGCGATAGACCCGATG GCTGCTGTGAAGTTTTGTAGAATGAGGTCACAGAGAAAAGCTCCTCCCATTAATATAACCGAGGCCGCCGTCGCTGACCTCACCCTCATAGGGGACTTTAGTAAG CAACACTTACTTCCTGTTGAAAGTGTCGGCCATCAAGAGCTTCACTGTGTCAGTGCACACACA GTGGCGTCGCTGATCAAGGGTCAGTTTGGTCTGGCAGTTGATGACTTCCTAATCATCGACTGTCGTTATCCATACGAATATCAAGGTGGACATATTAAG GGAGCAGTAAACCTTTACACTGAATATCAGATCCAGCAAGCTGTCGCCCAAGCATTAGAAAGGGCTAAGCTTCACCCCACAGGAAGCTTCTCCTGGGGGCACCAACCATCTGACTCCGTTGCAAAAGAGGAGGGGTCATCGCCACGGAAACTTATAGTGTTCCACTGCGAGTTCTCATCTGAAAGAGGGCCACATTT GTGTCAGTATCTGAGGAGGTTAGACAGATGTCTAAATGTGTATCCAAACCTGCACTATCCCGAGCTTTACCTTCTGTTGGGTGGTTACAAACACTTCCACAGCTGCTATCCG gACATGTGTGACCCCTGTGGATATGTACCCATGCATCACGAGGACTACCAGGGGCAGCTGCATGGCTTTCGCAGGAGAAGACCCACACGTCAACGAAGAAGACGGCCGATCAGAATTCATCAAAGGACGACACAATAA
- the cdc25d gene encoding cell division cycle 25 homolog d isoform X5: MVSAVRRRRARSLSPESSLNKEIQSRRLQRELHANKENERAVQKRLRVRLSSRFSSASERSEPARRNGKQYCNDPEDDASYPKEMDAIDPMAAVKFCRMRSQRKAPPINITEAAVADLTLIGDFSKQHLLPVESVGHQELHCVSAHTVASLIKGQFGLAVDDFLIIDCRYPYEYQGGHIKGAVNLYTEYQIQQAVAQALERAKLHPTGSFSWGHQPSDSVAKEEGSSPRKLIVFHCEFSSERGPHLCQYLRRLDRCLNVYPNLHYPELYLLLGGYKHFHSCYPDMCDPCGYVPMHHEDYQGQLHGFRRRRPTRQRRRRPIRIHQRTTQ; this comes from the exons ATGG TCTCTGCAGTGAGAAGACGAAGAGCAAG AAGTCTTTCCCCTGAATCCTCTTTAAACAAG GAGATCCAGTCAAGACGTCTTCAGAGGGAACTTCATGCTAATAAGGAAAATGAGCGAGCTGTT CAGAAGAGACTGCGGGTGCGGCTGTCTAGCAGATTTTCAAGTGCATCGGAGAGGTCAGAACCAGCACGTAGAAATGGGAAACAATACTGCAATGATCCAGAAGATGACGCCAGTTATCCAAAGGAGATGGATGCGATAGACCCGATG GCTGCTGTGAAGTTTTGTAGAATGAGGTCACAGAGAAAAGCTCCTCCCATTAATATAACCGAGGCCGCCGTCGCTGACCTCACCCTCATAGGGGACTTTAGTAAG CAACACTTACTTCCTGTTGAAAGTGTCGGCCATCAAGAGCTTCACTGTGTCAGTGCACACACA GTGGCGTCGCTGATCAAGGGTCAGTTTGGTCTGGCAGTTGATGACTTCCTAATCATCGACTGTCGTTATCCATACGAATATCAAGGTGGACATATTAAG GGAGCAGTAAACCTTTACACTGAATATCAGATCCAGCAAGCTGTCGCCCAAGCATTAGAAAGGGCTAAGCTTCACCCCACAGGAAGCTTCTCCTGGGGGCACCAACCATCTGACTCCGTTGCAAAAGAGGAGGGGTCATCGCCACGGAAACTTATAGTGTTCCACTGCGAGTTCTCATCTGAAAGAGGGCCACATTT GTGTCAGTATCTGAGGAGGTTAGACAGATGTCTAAATGTGTATCCAAACCTGCACTATCCCGAGCTTTACCTTCTGTTGGGTGGTTACAAACACTTCCACAGCTGCTATCCG gACATGTGTGACCCCTGTGGATATGTACCCATGCATCACGAGGACTACCAGGGGCAGCTGCATGGCTTTCGCAGGAGAAGACCCACACGTCAACGAAGAAGACGGCCGATCAGAATTCATCAAAGGACGACACAATAA
- the cdc25d gene encoding cell division cycle 25 homolog d isoform X6, with protein sequence MVSAVRRRRARSLSPESSLNKEIQSRRLQRELHANKENERAVKRLRVRLSSRFSSASERSEPARRNGKQYCNDPEDDASYPKEMDAIDPMAAVKFCRMRSQRKAPPINITEAAVADLTLIGDFSKQHLLPVESVGHQELHCVSAHTVASLIKGQFGLAVDDFLIIDCRYPYEYQGGHIKGAVNLYTEYQIQQAVAQALERAKLHPTGSFSWGHQPSDSVAKEEGSSPRKLIVFHCEFSSERGPHLCQYLRRLDRCLNVYPNLHYPELYLLLGGYKHFHSCYPDMCDPCGYVPMHHEDYQGQLHGFRRRRPTRQRRRRPIRIHQRTTQ encoded by the exons ATGG TCTCTGCAGTGAGAAGACGAAGAGCAAG AAGTCTTTCCCCTGAATCCTCTTTAAACAAG GAGATCCAGTCAAGACGTCTTCAGAGGGAACTTCATGCTAATAAGGAAAATGAGCGAGCTGTT AAGAGACTGCGGGTGCGGCTGTCTAGCAGATTTTCAAGTGCATCGGAGAGGTCAGAACCAGCACGTAGAAATGGGAAACAATACTGCAATGATCCAGAAGATGACGCCAGTTATCCAAAGGAGATGGATGCGATAGACCCGATG GCTGCTGTGAAGTTTTGTAGAATGAGGTCACAGAGAAAAGCTCCTCCCATTAATATAACCGAGGCCGCCGTCGCTGACCTCACCCTCATAGGGGACTTTAGTAAG CAACACTTACTTCCTGTTGAAAGTGTCGGCCATCAAGAGCTTCACTGTGTCAGTGCACACACA GTGGCGTCGCTGATCAAGGGTCAGTTTGGTCTGGCAGTTGATGACTTCCTAATCATCGACTGTCGTTATCCATACGAATATCAAGGTGGACATATTAAG GGAGCAGTAAACCTTTACACTGAATATCAGATCCAGCAAGCTGTCGCCCAAGCATTAGAAAGGGCTAAGCTTCACCCCACAGGAAGCTTCTCCTGGGGGCACCAACCATCTGACTCCGTTGCAAAAGAGGAGGGGTCATCGCCACGGAAACTTATAGTGTTCCACTGCGAGTTCTCATCTGAAAGAGGGCCACATTT GTGTCAGTATCTGAGGAGGTTAGACAGATGTCTAAATGTGTATCCAAACCTGCACTATCCCGAGCTTTACCTTCTGTTGGGTGGTTACAAACACTTCCACAGCTGCTATCCG gACATGTGTGACCCCTGTGGATATGTACCCATGCATCACGAGGACTACCAGGGGCAGCTGCATGGCTTTCGCAGGAGAAGACCCACACGTCAACGAAGAAGACGGCCGATCAGAATTCATCAAAGGACGACACAATAA
- the pgam1b gene encoding phosphoglycerate mutase 1b yields MAAYKLVLIRHGESCWNQENRFCGWFDADLSETGEEEAKRGGQALKDAGYEFDICYTSVLKRAIRTLWLVLDGIDQMWLPVHRTWRLNERHYGGLTGLNKAETAAKHGEAQVKIWRRSYDTPPPSMDPDHDYYTNISKDRRYADLTEDQLPSCESLKDTIARALPFWNEEIVPQIKEGKRVLIAAHGNSLRGIVKHLEGMTEEAIMELNLPTGIPILYELDKNLKPVKPMQFLGDEETVRKAMEAVAAQGKAKK; encoded by the exons ATGGCCGCGTATAAGCTCGTGTTGATCCGTCACGGCGAAAGCTGCTGGAACCAAGAGAACCGATTCTGCGGCTGGTTCGACGCGGATCTGAGCGAAACCGGAGAAGAAGAAGCCAAGAGGGGCGGGCAGGCCCTAAAAG ATGCTGGATATGAGTTTGACATATGCTACACGTCCGTCTTGAAGCGAGCTATCAGGACCCTGTGGTTGGTGCTGGATGGCATTGATCAGATGTGGCTGCCCGTGCATCGCACCTGGCGTCTGAACGAACGCCACTACGGGGGTCTCACGGGACTCAACAAAGCCGAGACGGCAGCCAAACACGGGGAGGCTCAGGTGAAAATTTGGAGGCGCTCATATGATACCCCTCCTCCATCCATGGACCCTGACCACGACTACTACACCAACATCAGTAAG GATCGTCGATATGCTGACCTTACGGAAGACCAGCTGCCCTCGTGCGAGAGTCTCAAGGACACTATTGCTCGCGCGCTGCCGTTCTGGAATGAGGAAATTGTTCCTCAAATCAAAGAGGGAAAGAGAGTCCTTATCGCTGCCCACGGCAACAGCCTGAGAGGCATCGTGAAACACCTGGAAG GTATGACAGAGGAGGCGATTATGGAGCTGAACCTGCCTACAGGAATCCCCATCCTCTATGAGCTGGACAAGAACCTAAAGCCTGTGAAACCCATGCAATTCCTGGGAGATGAGGAGACTGTCCGCAAAGCAATGGAAGCTGT